The following proteins are co-located in the Camelina sativa cultivar DH55 chromosome 12, Cs, whole genome shotgun sequence genome:
- the LOC104731858 gene encoding putative WEB family protein At4g17210, with the protein MAKIRTDAPVMPPETPPRSTEVGEIDTRAPFQSVRDAVSLFRQVSFSKKQQPQPQRLSSSSSPSQDTTDHVSEKETQLLLAEQEMDRVKLCLDGSVAAKARALSDLDSAQRKAADLRVKLESTKHSRKCAIYTKHTMYQRLEQLQSDKQETERAREDYILITAELCMAKQELEELKQLFNISVEERLAELQKAEEAECATILNSKRIKDMPHEIAEMRDAAERLKSDAARKKEEEEKIKEESIASRETYAAMRREAEQRLEDLKRGCDPELRKDIEELAEISTGNERLKEEIELARELKEAKSAMQEICDEESSYKSLVGTLTVELDGVQRENRDLKEKEKERQEVEEGEWVEASRKVDEIMREAEKTRNEAEEMRMQVDEVRREAAATHMAMGEAVKQLEIVGRAVMKAKTAEKRAVEDMKVLTEKKESLTHDEPDKKIRISMKEYEDLRGKHEESERMVQFKAKTVAAQLEEIKESRIEGERMLEEKMKEMEELKQAIDGALRKAEIAEEAHCIVDAELRKWKPQDL; encoded by the exons ATGGCGAAGATCAGAACGGATGCTCCGGTGATGCCTCCGGAGACTCCTCCTCGAAGCACTGAGGTGGGAGAGATTGACACTCGTGCTCCCTTCCAATCTGTTAGAGATGCCGTTAGTTTATTCCGTCAAGTTAGCTTCTCTAagaaacaacaaccacaaccacaacgtctctcctcctcctcctccccctctcag GACACAACCGATCATGTGTCGGAAAAGGAGACACAACTTCTTTTGGCCGAACAAGAAATGGATAGAGTCAAGCTTTGTCTTGATGGCTCTGTCGCAGCTAAAGCACGAGCTCTTTCCGATCTCGACTCTGCTCAACGAAAGGCCGCTGATTTAAGGGTTAAACTAGAATCCACCAAACATTCCAGGAAATGTGCAATCTATACAAAACACACCATGTATCAACGGTTAGAACAACTTCAGTCTgataaacaagaaacagagcGCGCAAGAGAGGATTACATTTTGATAACCGCAGAGCTATGCATGGCGAAACAGGAGCTCGAGGAATTAAAACAACTGTTTAACATATCCGTGGAAGAAAGGCTAGCTGAACTTCAAAAGGCAGAGGAAGCAGAGTGTGCGACCATACTGAACTCCAAAAGGATCAAAGACATGCCACATGAGATAGCGGAAATGCGTGATGCTGCTGAGCGGCTCAAGTCAGATGCTGCCaggaaaaaagaggaagaggaaaagatTAAAGAAGAGAGCATTGCCTCGAGAGAAACTTACGCGGCTATGAGAAGAGAGGCAGAGCAAAGGCTAGAGGATCTGAAGCGAGGTTGTGACCCTGAGCTAAGGAAAGATATCGAGGAGTTAGCGGAGATATCTACGGGGAATGAGAGGTTAAAGGAGGAGATTGAACTAGCTCGTGAACTCAAAGAGGCGAAGAGTGCGATGCAAGAAATATGTGATGAAGAAAGTTCATACAAAAGCTTGGTGGGCACACTCACGGTTGAACTAGATGGAGTgcagagagaaaacagagatttaaaggaaaaagaaaaggagagacaagaagttgaagaaggaGAATGGGTAGAAGCGAGTCGTAAAGTTGACGAAATCATGCGAGAAGCAGAGAAGACAAGAAACGAAGCGGAAGAGATGAGGATGCAAGTGGATGAAGTGAGGAGAGAAGCAGCAGCCACACATATGGCAATGGGTGAAGCAGTGAAACAGCTCGAGATAGTTGGAAGAGCAGTGATGAAAGCGAAAACCGCAGAGAAAAGAGCTGTGGAAGACATGAAAGTACTTACCGAGAAGAAAGAGAGTCTAACGCATGATGAGCCTGATAAGAAGATTAGAATATCAATGAAAGAGTACGAGGATTTGAGAGGAAAGCATGAAGAGTCAGAGAGAATGGTTCAGTTTAAAGCGAAAACAGTTGCTGCTCAGTTGGAAGAGATCAAAGAGAGCAGAATAGAAGGTGAGAGGATGTTggaagagaagatgaaagagatggAAGAGTTAAAACAGGCGATTGATGGCGCCTTGAGAAAAGCAGAGATTGCAGAGGAAGCACATTGTATTGTTGATGCTGAACTAAGAAAATGGAAACCACAAGACTTGTAG
- the LOC104733550 gene encoding putative F-box protein At4g17200, which translates to MATMSDLSPELVGEILARVPLTSLSSVRCTCKMWNALSKDEILCKAAEARKQFMGFMMMDSRVCSVKFDLQGIRKEEEDFVDPCIKQIDKLDQFKVYKVLQCDGLLLVVMEDNSSLLVWNPYLGHMRFIKPREIFHLLDCYALGYDSNRNHKILRITTTVYEIYDFSSHSWRVLEVTPDWDIPHYQRFVSLNGNAYFFSQEKLVIIGDVEEIEDFLLCFDFTTERFGPRLPLPFHSYVCETVALSCVRDDQLAVLYQRLEPDLVLDIWVTTNIEPTAVSWSMFLRVDMKPLTGFQFDEESGSFFIDQEKKVAVVFDLDRYRRFEIHRYQTAYIIGEDGYFKIVNLREAPDLGKPDKFYAFCYPLLSSSNYSPSLVQL; encoded by the coding sequence ATGGCGACAATGTCTGATCTTTCACCAGAATTGGTAGGGGAGATTCTCGCTAGGGTTCCGTTGACATCTTTGAGTTCAGTGCGGTGTACTTGCAAAATGTGGAACGCTTTATCCAAAGATGAGATTCTTTGCAAAGCAGCAGAAGCAAGGAAACAGTTTATGGGATTCATGATGATGGATTCTAGGGTTTGTTCTGTGAAGTTTGATCTCCAAGGAATccgaaaagaggaagaagactttGTTGATCCATGTATAAAACAAATAGATAAACTTGATCAATTCAAGGTATATAAAGTCCTACAATGCGACGGCTTGTTGTTAGTTGTCATGGAGGACAACTCGAGTCTTCTAGTATGGAATCCTTACTTAGGACATATGAGGTTTATCAAACCCAGAGAAATTTTCCACCTTCTCGACTGTTATGCTCTCGGATATGACAGTAAccgtaaccacaaaatcttgaggattACGACAACCGTGTACGAAATCTACGACTTTAGCTCTCATTCTTGGAGGGTTCTTGAGGTCACTCCCGACTGGGACATACCCCATTATCAACGGTTCGTGTCTTTGAATGGAAACGCTTACTTTTTCTCCCAAGAGAAGCTAGTAATTATAGGAGATGTagaagagattgaagattttttactctgttttgatttcacaacCGAGAGGTTTGGGCCACGTCTTCCTCTGCCATTTCACTCTTATGTGTGTGAAACTGTGGCTCTATCTTGTGTTAGAGATGATCAGCTTGCGGTGTTATACCAGCGGTTGGAGCCAGATTTGGTATTGGATATTTGGGTTACCACTAACATCGAGCCCACTGCCGTGTCCTGGAGCATGTTTTTAAGAGTGGATATGAAACCACTCACTGGTTTTCAGTTCGATGAAGAATCTGGGAGCTTCTTTATCGACCAAGAGAAGAAAGTCGCCGTGGTTTTCGATTTAGACAGGTATAGACGGTTCGAGATCCATCGCTACCAGACAGCTTACATCATTGGAGAAGATGGATACTTCAAAATTGTAAATCTCAGGGAAGCTCCGGATCTAGGGAAACCTGACAAGTTCTATGCGTTCTGTTACCCACTTTTGTCCTCTTCTAATTATTCTCCAAGCTTAGTGCAACTCTAA
- the LOC104731862 gene encoding farnesyl pyrophosphate synthase 2-like produces MADLKSTFLDVYSTLKSDLLQDPSFEFTHESRQWLERMLDYNVRGGKLNRGLSVVDSYKLLKQGKELTDKETFLACALGWCIEWLQAYFLVLDDIMDNSVTRRGQPCWFRQPKVGMIAINDGILLRNHIHRILKKHFKGMPYYVDLVDLFNEVEFQTACGQMIDLITTFDGEKDLSKYSLQIHRRIVQYKTAYYSFYLPVACALLMAGENLESHTGVKDVLIDMGIYFQVQDDYLDCFADPETLGKIGTDIEDFKCSWLVVKALERCSEEQTKILYENYGKSEPSNVAKVKALYKEIDLEAVFMEYERESYEKLTKLIEAHQSKEIQAVLKSFLAKIYKRQK; encoded by the exons ATGGCGGATCTGAAATCAACGTTCCTCGATGTTTACTCTACTCTCAAGTCTGACTTGcttcaagatccttcctttGAATTCACCCACGAGTCTCGTCAATGGCTTGAACGG ATGCTTGACTACAATGTACGCGGCG GGAAGCTTAATCGTGGTCTCTCCGTGGTTGATAGCTACAAGCTCTTGAAGCAAGGTAAAGAATTGACAGATAAAGAGACTTTCCTCGCATGTGCTCTTGGTTGGTGTATTGAATGG CTTCAAGCTTATTTCCTTGTGCTTGATGACATAATGGACAACTCTGTCACACGCCGTGGCCAGCCTTGTTGGTTCAGACAGCCAAAGGTTGGTATGATTGCTATAAACGATGGGATTCTACTTCGTAATCATATTCACAGGATTCTCAAAAAGCACTTTAAGGGAATGCCTTACTATGTTGACCTCGTTGATTTGTTTAATGAG GTAGAGTTTCAAACAGCTTGTGGACAGATGATTGATTTGATCACTACCTTTGATGGAGAAAAAGATTTGTCCAAGTACTCCTTGCAAAT CCATAGGCGTATTGTCCAGTACAAAACAGCTTATTACTCATTTTATCTTCCT GTTGCTTGTGCATTGCTTATGGCGGGAGAAAATTTGGAAAGCCATACTGGTGTGAAGGATGTTCTTATTGACATGGGAATTTACTTTCAAGTACAG GATGATTATCTGGACTGCTTTGCTGATCCCGAGACACTTGGCAAG ATAGGGACAGACATAGAGGATTTCAAATGCTCCTGGTTGGTGGTTAAGGCATTGGAACGCTGCAGTGAAGAACAGACTAAGATACTATAT GAGAACTATGGTAAAAGTGAGCCATCAAACGTTGCTAAGGTGAAAGCTCTCTACAAAGAGATTGATCTCGAG GCTGTGTTCATGGAATATGAGAGGGAAAGCTATGAGAAGCTGACAAAGTTGATCGAAGCTCACCAGAGTAAAGAAATTCAAGCAGTGCTAAAATCTTTCCTGGCTAAGATCTACAAGAGGCAGAAGTAG
- the LOC104731861 gene encoding farnesyl pyrophosphate synthase 2-like isoform X1 — MADLKSTFLDVYSTLKSDLLQDPSFEFTHESRQWLERMLDYNVRGGERSLSLSDISSKLNQLTSNTCVLFCSVLFCSAGKLNRGLSVVDSYKLLKQGKELTDKETFLACALGWCIEWLQAYFLVLDDIMDNSVTRRGQPCWFRQPKVGMIAINDGILLRNHIHRILKKHFKGMPYYVDLVDLFNEVEFQTACGQMIDLITTFDGEKDLSKYSLQIHRRIVQYKTAYYSFYLPVACALLMAGENLESHTGVKDVLIDMGIYFQVQDDYLDCFADPETLGKIGTDIEDFKCSWLVVKALERCSEEQTKILYENYGKSEPSNVAKVKALYKEIDLEAVFMEYERESYEKLTKLIEAHQSKEIQAVLKSFLAKIYKRQK, encoded by the exons ATGGCGGATCTGAAATCAACGTTCCTCGATGTTTACTCTACTCTCAAGTCTGACTTGcttcaagatccttcctttGAATTCACCCACGAGTCTCGTCAATGGCTTGAACGG ATGCTTGACTACAATGTACGCGGCGGTGAGAGgagcctctctctctcagacatttcatcaaaactTAATCAACTGACATCAAACACgtgtgttctgttctgttctgttctgttctgttctgcaGGGAAGCTTAATCGTGGTCTCTCCGTGGTTGATAGCTACAAGCTCTTGAAGCAAGGTAAAGAATTGACAGATAAAGAGACTTTCCTCGCATGTGCTCTTGGTTGGTGTATTGAATGG CTTCAAGCTTATTTCCTTGTGCTTGATGACATAATGGACAACTCTGTCACACGCCGTGGCCAGCCTTGTTGGTTCAGACAGCCAAAGGTTGGTATGATTGCTATAAACGATGGGATTCTACTTCGTAATCATATTCACAGGATTCTCAAAAAGCACTTTAAGGGAATGCCTTACTATGTTGACCTCGTTGATTTGTTTAATGAG GTAGAGTTTCAAACAGCTTGTGGACAGATGATTGATTTGATCACTACCTTTGATGGAGAAAAAGATTTGTCCAAGTACTCCTTGCAAAT CCATAGGCGTATTGTCCAGTACAAAACAGCTTATTACTCATTTTATCTTCCT GTTGCTTGTGCATTGCTTATGGCGGGAGAAAATTTGGAAAGCCATACTGGTGTGAAGGATGTTCTTATTGACATGGGAATTTACTTTCAAGTACAG GATGATTATCTGGACTGCTTTGCTGATCCCGAGACACTTGGCAAG ATAGGGACAGACATAGAGGATTTCAAATGCTCCTGGTTGGTGGTTAAGGCATTGGAACGCTGCAGTGAAGAACAGACTAAGATACTATAT GAGAACTATGGTAAAAGTGAGCCATCAAACGTTGCTAAGGTGAAAGCTCTCTACAAAGAGATTGATCTCGAG GCTGTGTTCATGGAATATGAGAGGGAAAGCTATGAGAAGCTGACAAAGTTGATCGAAGCTCACCAGAGTAAAGAAATTCAAGCAGTGCTAAAATCTTTCCTGGCTAAGATCTACAAGAGGCAGAAGTAG
- the LOC104731859 gene encoding glucan endo-1,3-beta-glucosidase 5-like produces MGSGEGVVALFTLSLLFVSYEVVDSAIGVNWGTLSFHKMRPSTVVDLLKANKITKVKLFDTNPDALRALMGTGIQVMVGIPNEMLSSFNSDLFVQQNLSRFIGKNGADIRYVAVGNEPFLTGYGGQFQNLVVPAMVNLQQSLVKANLANYVKLVVPCNADAYEANVPSQGTFRPELTQIMTQLVSFLNSNGSPFVVNIYPFLSLYGNSDFPQDYAFFEGSSHPVPDGPNTYYNAFDGNFDTLVSALTKLGYGQMPIVIGEIGWPTDGAVGANLTAARVFNQGLISHVLSNKGTPLRPGSPPADVYLFGLLDEGAKSTLPGNFERHWGIFSFDGQAKYRLNLGLGNRGLKNAKDVAYLPSRWCVAHPARDMTLVGDHLRLACSEADCTTLNDGGSCSQLGEKDNISYAFNSYYQMQMQNEKSCDFDGLGMVTFLDPSVGDCRFLVGVTDKGLSSSAEAMARWSICHICIGVLIWTLTM; encoded by the exons ATGGGAAGCGGTGAAGGTGTAGTAGCTCTGTTTactctctcccttctctttGTCTCGTATGAGGTAGTGGATTCAGCAATCGGTGTGAACTGGGGAACGTTGTCGTTTCACAAGATGAGACCTTCAACTGTGGTGGATCTACTCAAAGCGAACAAGATTACTAAAGTTAAGCTCTTTGATACCAATCCAGATGCGCTTCGAGCTTTGATGGGTACTGGAATCCAAGTTATGGTCGGCATTCCTAATGAGATGCTCTCATCTTTCAATTCTGATTTGTTCGTCCAGCAAAATCTCTCTCGCTTCATCGGCAAAAACGGTGCTGATATTAG GTATGTTGCAGTAGGGAATGAGCCGTTTCTGACTGGTTATGGTGGTCAGTTTCAGAACTTAGTTGTTCCAGCTATGGTTAATTTGCAACAGTCTTTGGTTAAGGCAAATCTTGCTAACTATGTGAAGCTGGTGGTTCCTTGTAATGCGGATGCGTATGAGGCTAATGTTCCTTCCCAGGGGACGTTCCGGCCTGAGCTCACACAGATCATGACTCAGTTGGTTTCGTTTCTCAACTCTAATGGCTCTCCTTTTGTGGTTAATATCTATCCTTTCCTTAGTCTTTATGGAAACTCGGATTTCCCACAAGACTATGCCTTTTTTGAGGGGAGTAGTCATCCGGTTCCTGATGGGCCTAACACTTACTATAATGCATTTGATGGGAACTTTGACACTCTTGTTTCTGCTCTCACCAAGCTTGGATATGGTCAGATGCCTATAGTTATTGGTGAGATTGGTTGGCCTACGGATGGAGCAGTTGGTGCTAATCTCACGGCAGCCAGGGTTTTTAATCAAGGGCTTATTAGCCATGTGTTGAGCAACAAAGGAACACCGCTCAGGCCAGGCTCTCCTCCTGCGGATGTCTATCTTTTCGGATTGCTTGACGAAGGAGCGAAGAGTACATTGCCTGGTAACTTTGAGAGGCACTGGGGAATCTTCTCTTTCGATGGACAGGCCAAGTATCGTCTCAACTTAGGACTAGGCAACAGAGGACTCAAGAATGCAAAAGATGTGGCTTACCTTCCTTCTAGGTGGTGTGTGGCTCACCCAGCAAGAGACATGACCCTAGTTGGAGACCACCTCAGGCTTGCTTGCAGTGAAGCAGATTGCACAACGCTCAACGACGGGGGCTCGTGCAGCCAGCTTGGTGAAAAGGATAATATCTCATACGCTTTCAACAGCTACTATCAGATGCAGATGCAAAATGAAAAGAGCTGCGACTTTGATGGACTTGGCATGGTCACCTTCTTAGATCCTTCAGTTGGGGATTGTCGGTTTCTTGTGGGCGTTACTGATAAAGGCTTATCGTCAAGTGCTGAGGCAATGGCAAGGTGGTCTATCTGTCACATTTGCATTGGAGTATTGATCTGGACTCTTACAATGTGA
- the LOC104731864 gene encoding ras-related protein RABB1c-like, translating to MLKTHIFLSWLIFLCDIWACQAGQESFRSITRSYYRGAAGALLVYDITRRETFNHLASWLEDARQHANANMTIMLIGNKCDLAHRRAVSTEEGEQFAKEHGLIFMEASAKTAQNVEEAFIKTAATIYKKIQDGVFDVSNESYGIKVGYGGIPGPSGGRDGNTSQGGGCCG from the exons ATGTTGAAAACTCATATCTTTTTGTCTTGGCTAATATTTCTCTGTGATATATGGGCATGCCAGGCTGGTCAAGAATCCTTTAGGTCTATTACAAGGTCATACTATAGAGGTGCTGCTGGGGCTTTGCTTGTCTATGATATCACAAG GAGGGAGACATTTAACCATCTAGCTAGCTGGCTAGAAGATGCAAGGCAGCATGCAAATGCAAATATGACGATCATGCTTATTGGGAATAAGTGTGATCTTGCTCACAGGAGGGCAGTTAGCACAGAGGAAGGAGAGCAGTTTGCAAAGGAGCACGGCCTTATATTCATGGAGGCTTCTGCCAAGACTGCTCAGAATGTTGAGGAG GCATTCATTAAGACAGCCGCAACAATATACAAGAAGATTCAAGATGGTGTGTTTGATGTGTCAAATGAGTCATATGGAATCAAAGTGGGATATGGAGGAATTCCAGGACCATCAGGTGGAAGAGATGGTAACACCTCGCAAGGAGGAGGGTGCTGCGGTTGA
- the LOC104733551 gene encoding ras-related protein RABB1c-like: MGKGVYIIIYKNVTVSVQTLTILLICFFCRRETFNHLASWLEDARQHANANMTIMLIGNKCDLAHRRAVSTEEGEQFAKEHGLIFMEASAKTAQNVEEAFIKTAATIYKKIQDGVFDVSNESYGIKVGYGGIPGPSGGRDGNTSQGGGCCG; the protein is encoded by the exons ATGGGGAAAGGTGTCTATATCATCAT TTACAAAAATGTAACGGTTTCAGTGCAGACACTCACAATATtgttgatctgttttttttgcaGGAGGGAGACATTTAACCATCTAGCTAGCTGGCTAGAAGATGCAAGGCAGCATGCAAATGCAAATATGACGATCATGCTTATTGGGAATAAGTGTGATCTTGCTCACAGGAGGGCAGTGAGCACAGAGGAAGGAGAGCAGTTTGCAAAGGAGCACGGCCTTATATTCATGGAGGCTTCTGCCAAGACTGCTCAGAATGTTGAGGAG GCATTCATTAAGACAGCCGCAACAATATACAAGAAGATTCAAGATGGTGTGTTTGATGTGTCAAATGAGTCATATGGAATCAAAGTGGGATATGGAGGAATTCCAGGACCATCAGGTGGAAGAGATGGTAACACCTCGCAAGGAGGAGGGTGCTGCGGTTGA